The segment GGCCGAGCCGATCGGTGATCTGCCCATCGAGCCCCAGCCGATGCAGGCCCGAGGCGGCCAGAACGACCGCGTCCAACTCGCCGCTGGTGGCCCTGGCCAGGCGGGTCTCGACGTTCCCCCGGATGCCGACGACGTTCAGATCGGGCCGGGCGTGGCGGAGCATCGCCTGGCGACGGAGCGAGCCGGTGCCGACGGTCGCTCCTTCGGGAAGGGCGTCGAGGGTCTGATGGCGAGGGGCGATCAGGGCGTCGGCCGGGTCTTCGCGCTCGGGGATCGCGCCGAGGGTCAAGGCGTCGGGGCCTCGGGTGGGAAGGTCCTTGAGGCTGTGGACGGCCAGCTCGACCTCACCATCGAGCAAGGCCCGCTGGATCTCCTTTGTGAACAGGCCGGTGCCGGAGGAGCCGCCGGCGATCTGGGCCAGGGGAGAGTTGCGGTCGCGGTCGCCTCGGGTCCGGATCTCGATCAAGTCGACGCGCAGGCCGGGATGGGCCGCTCGCAAGCGATCGGCGACCCAATCGGCCTGCCAGCGGGCCAGGGCGCTGCCTCGTGTTCCGATTCGTACCACCGATGCCCCGTCCATCGCTCACCCTTTCCTCTCGGCCCGACCGATCACAACGGCCATTACCGAACCGACACCCGCTCGCTTCAAGGCCCGACTGGCGGCGGAGCAGGTGGCGCCGGTCGTCAGGATGTCATCGACCAGCAAGACCGGCGCGCCGACCATCGAGGCCACGCGACGCCCATCCGCCCGAAAGACCCCCTGCATCTGCCGGTGCCGCTCGACCCGGCCGACGCGCCAGAGGGCCGAGGTCGGCCGAACGCGCCGCAAGGCGCGGACCATCGGCAGATCGAGCCGATCGGCGAGGGCCTGGGCCAGTGCCTCGGCCTGATTGTACCGGCGCCGCCAGTGCCGCCACGGGTAGAGCGGGACCGGCACGACCGCCCGAGCCCCTGCGTACGCCAGCTCCTCGGCCCGAGCCTCGACCAGCGCGTCGATGAGCCGGGGGGCGAGCCAGGCACCTCGGGCCGACTTGAGGCGGAGGCAAAGGTGGCGGATCGGCCCGTGGTACGGCCCGATCGCCAGAGCGGCGTCAAACCCGTAGCGACGGCCCGAGCAGTCGCCGCAGCTGGTCTCTCGCGTGGCGAAGGGGCCGACCGGCAGAGCACAGCGGCGGCAGGCGGGGCCGGCGGCGTCGAGCAGCTCGTCGCGGCAGTCGAGGCAGAGCCCGGCGCGGGTGTCCTCGATCCAGGAGTCGCAGATGAGGCAATCGCCCGGAAAGGCCAGATCGCCGACCGCCTCGGTAAGCCGATGGGGGACGATTCGAAACCCTGGCAGGTCGATCGGCAGTGAGGTTCGATCGTCCATCGCTCGGTGGCTCCGAAGGCGATTGCCAGAGGCGTCTCAGACCAAGAAGACCCGTTGGAACGAGT is part of the Tautonia marina genome and harbors:
- a CDS encoding ComF family protein — translated: MDDRTSLPIDLPGFRIVPHRLTEAVGDLAFPGDCLICDSWIEDTRAGLCLDCRDELLDAAGPACRRCALPVGPFATRETSCGDCSGRRYGFDAALAIGPYHGPIRHLCLRLKSARGAWLAPRLIDALVEARAEELAYAGARAVVPVPLYPWRHWRRRYNQAEALAQALADRLDLPMVRALRRVRPTSALWRVGRVERHRQMQGVFRADGRRVASMVGAPVLLVDDILTTGATCSAASRALKRAGVGSVMAVVIGRAERKG
- the hemC gene encoding hydroxymethylbilane synthase, translated to MDGASVVRIGTRGSALARWQADWVADRLRAAHPGLRVDLIEIRTRGDRDRNSPLAQIAGGSSGTGLFTKEIQRALLDGEVELAVHSLKDLPTRGPDALTLGAIPEREDPADALIAPRHQTLDALPEGATVGTGSLRRQAMLRHARPDLNVVGIRGNVETRLARATSGELDAVVLAASGLHRLGLDGQITDRLGPPRFLPAVGQGALGIECRSDDETTLALLAPLDHPPTRRAVLAERACLAELEGGCMVPLAAWGREVEGDLLALDVAVFDPDGRERLDAARTGPLDDPEGLGRQVAAELRALGADRLLHAARPES